One Spirochaetota bacterium DNA segment encodes these proteins:
- a CDS encoding transglutaminase-like domain-containing protein, protein MACKDLGEYLKPSRCIDSDNPYVIDYANSLVGSERDDTKKAIKLFYAVRDDIKYDPYSPFYKPEHYYGSFVLGRKRGYCVSKASLLCALGRACNIPSRVGFATVKNHIATKQLLETLGTNIFVYHGFTEFYLNGKWVKATPAFNKELCHLHKISPIDFNGVDDAIFPEYNTEKRQYMEYIEYHGSFADVPVEMIVEAWKECYGRERVELWITLFEQNFASRNFESEEIVK, encoded by the coding sequence ATGGCCTGTAAAGATTTAGGTGAATATTTAAAGCCTTCACGATGTATAGATAGTGATAACCCTTACGTTATCGACTATGCAAATTCACTTGTTGGATCCGAAAGAGACGATACCAAAAAAGCAATTAAGCTTTTTTATGCTGTTCGTGATGATATCAAATATGATCCCTATTCACCGTTTTACAAACCTGAACACTATTATGGCAGTTTTGTCCTGGGCAGGAAACGCGGATACTGTGTATCAAAGGCTTCGCTTTTATGTGCACTTGGACGCGCCTGTAATATACCAAGCAGGGTAGGCTTTGCTACAGTCAAAAATCATATTGCAACAAAACAGCTTTTGGAAACTTTAGGTACTAATATTTTTGTATACCATGGATTTACTGAATTTTATTTAAATGGAAAATGGGTAAAGGCCACCCCTGCATTCAATAAAGAATTGTGCCATTTACACAAAATATCACCCATAGATTTTAATGGGGTGGATGATGCAATATTTCCGGAATACAACACAGAAAAAAGACAATATATGGAATATATTGAATATCATGGTAGTTTTGCCGATGTGCCTGTTGAAATGATTGTTGAAGCATGGAAGGAATGCTACGGCAGGGAAAGGGTTGAGTTATGGATTACCCTCTTTGAGCAAAATTTTGCATCCCGAAATTTTGAATCCGAAGAGATTGTTAAATAA